A single genomic interval of Burkholderia cepacia ATCC 25416 harbors:
- a CDS encoding LIC_12616 family protein — MTDSSTGGYLAPAVDTPPDEDDALDDLVHDLVAGITALAQDLVRPRWQPVVAKQPEPSVNWCAFGIQTQTPDASPAIVHNGANEGSDTYIRHQDLDVLCTFYGPQAKGYAQRLADGLSLPQNREQLQLLDMAFVGVSEIRAAPDLVNQQWVRRYDMSVKLRRKVTRTYAVLNLKSVQASTTTDASPPVTSTINVNL; from the coding sequence ATGACCGACAGCTCGACCGGCGGATACCTGGCGCCAGCCGTCGATACGCCGCCGGACGAGGACGATGCCCTCGACGACCTCGTGCACGACTTGGTCGCGGGCATCACGGCGCTGGCGCAGGACCTCGTGCGACCGCGCTGGCAGCCGGTCGTCGCGAAGCAACCCGAGCCGAGCGTCAATTGGTGCGCCTTCGGCATCCAGACGCAGACACCTGACGCGAGCCCGGCGATCGTGCACAACGGCGCGAACGAGGGCAGCGACACCTACATCCGCCATCAGGATCTCGACGTGCTCTGCACGTTCTACGGCCCGCAGGCCAAGGGCTACGCGCAGCGCCTCGCCGACGGTCTATCGCTCCCGCAGAACCGCGAGCAGCTCCAGCTGCTCGACATGGCATTCGTGGGCGTTTCCGAGATCCGAGCAGCACCGGACCTGGTCAACCAGCAATGGGTGCGACGGTACGACATGTCCGTGAAGCTGCGCCGCAAGGTCACGCGCACCTACGCGGTCCTGAACCTGAAGTCCGTGCAGGCGTCGACGACGACAGACGCGTCGCCGCCGGTCACATCCACCATAAACGTCAACCTGTAG
- a CDS encoding DUF3383 domain-containing protein, with translation MSNGLPVSRRINVTLSLAALAAQGANLNTALILGASTVIDTNERMRPYAGITDVAADYGTASPEYLAAALYFGQTPKPQSVCIGRWAKTATSGSLRGGVLSAAQQALAQWQAITNGAFNITIDGTARNVSALNFSSASNLNGVASIVQAALASYATVVWTGSQFQVTSKSSGIGAAASGTITLTANPAANDTVTINGTAVTFVASAPTGSQVLIGANAAATAANLQAFLAASTDTNLSQCSYATAGAVTTVTAIAVGNAGNAITLAKSSTAITLSGATLAGGVAASTVSYATAPGAGTDVSAMLGLTSTLASAPVNGISAEQPTDAVAIFLDRFANKFLGIEFADTAVTDDQHVAVAAMIEADQAHIYGITTQNPQALDSTVTTDLASRLKALNYQYSVIQYSSASPYAISSFLGRLLTVDFNGNSTTITMDYKQEPGIVAETLSTSQANALQAKNCNVFAAYQNNTAIVQYGVTPSGIFVDSIYNAIWFKNAVQTAVYNLQYQSPTKIPQTDAGNALIAGAISSVCDQAVTNGYLAPGVWNSAGFGAIVQGQTLSKGYYVYAPPISSQSQADREARKSVSFQVAAKEAGAIGDVDIALTVNR, from the coding sequence ATGTCCAACGGACTGCCGGTATCGCGCCGCATCAACGTGACGCTCAGCCTCGCTGCGCTCGCGGCGCAGGGCGCGAACCTGAACACCGCGCTCATTCTGGGCGCATCGACGGTGATCGACACGAACGAGCGGATGCGCCCGTACGCCGGAATCACCGACGTGGCTGCGGACTACGGCACCGCGTCGCCGGAATACCTCGCTGCCGCGCTGTACTTCGGTCAGACGCCAAAGCCGCAGAGCGTGTGCATCGGCCGCTGGGCGAAAACGGCGACGTCAGGCTCGCTGCGCGGCGGGGTGCTGTCGGCGGCGCAGCAGGCGCTCGCGCAGTGGCAGGCGATCACGAATGGCGCGTTCAACATCACGATCGACGGCACCGCGCGCAACGTATCCGCGCTGAACTTCTCGTCGGCCTCGAACCTGAACGGCGTGGCCTCGATCGTGCAGGCGGCGCTCGCGTCGTATGCGACGGTCGTATGGACCGGCAGTCAGTTCCAGGTGACGAGCAAGTCCAGCGGAATCGGCGCGGCAGCCAGCGGCACGATCACTCTGACGGCGAACCCGGCCGCGAACGATACGGTCACCATCAACGGTACGGCCGTGACGTTCGTCGCTTCCGCGCCGACCGGCAGCCAGGTGCTGATCGGCGCCAACGCCGCGGCCACCGCGGCCAACCTGCAGGCGTTCCTCGCCGCTTCGACGGATACCAACCTGTCGCAATGCAGCTACGCGACGGCCGGCGCCGTCACGACTGTGACCGCGATCGCTGTGGGCAACGCCGGCAACGCGATCACGCTCGCGAAGTCGAGCACCGCCATCACGCTGTCGGGCGCCACGCTCGCCGGCGGTGTCGCGGCGTCGACGGTCAGCTATGCGACCGCGCCCGGCGCCGGCACCGACGTTTCCGCGATGCTCGGCCTGACGAGCACGCTCGCATCGGCACCGGTGAACGGCATTTCGGCCGAGCAACCGACGGACGCGGTGGCTATCTTCCTCGACCGCTTCGCGAACAAGTTCCTCGGGATCGAGTTCGCGGACACCGCGGTGACGGACGACCAGCACGTCGCGGTTGCGGCGATGATCGAGGCCGACCAGGCGCACATCTACGGGATCACGACCCAGAACCCGCAGGCGCTGGACTCGACGGTGACCACTGACCTGGCGAGCCGCCTGAAGGCGCTCAACTACCAGTACTCGGTGATCCAGTACTCGAGCGCGAGCCCGTACGCGATCAGCTCGTTCCTCGGCCGTCTGCTGACCGTCGATTTCAACGGCAACAGCACGACGATCACGATGGACTACAAGCAGGAGCCGGGCATCGTCGCCGAAACGCTGTCGACGTCGCAGGCCAACGCGCTGCAGGCGAAGAACTGCAACGTCTTCGCGGCGTACCAGAACAACACCGCGATCGTGCAGTACGGCGTGACGCCGAGTGGCATCTTCGTCGATTCGATCTACAACGCGATCTGGTTCAAGAACGCGGTCCAGACGGCGGTCTACAACCTGCAGTACCAGAGCCCGACGAAGATCCCGCAGACGGACGCGGGCAACGCGCTGATCGCCGGCGCGATCTCGTCGGTGTGCGACCAGGCCGTGACGAACGGCTACCTCGCGCCGGGCGTCTGGAACTCCGCCGGCTTCGGCGCCATCGTGCAGGGGCAGACGCTGTCGAAGGGCTACTACGTGTATGCACCGCCGATCTCGTCGCAATCGCAGGCGGACCGCGAGGCCCGCAAGTCCGTGTCGTTCCAGGTCGCAGCGAAGGAGGCGGGCGCGATCGGCGACGTCGATATCGCGCTCACCGTCAACCGGTAA
- a CDS encoding phage structural protein produces MSTYSFVDVTATIVGPTGVFSLGYGEATAEEGIVITRAGDKNTMTIGSDGEGMHSLHADKSGQVTLRYLKTAPVNAKLMAMYDAQSLSSALWGKNLIEVSQTAAGDVITARSCAFKKAPDLKYAKDGDIVEWIFDSIKIDSLLGTY; encoded by the coding sequence ATGAGCACCTACAGCTTTGTGGACGTCACGGCGACGATTGTCGGGCCGACGGGCGTCTTCTCGCTCGGCTACGGCGAAGCCACGGCCGAGGAAGGCATCGTGATCACGCGCGCCGGCGACAAGAACACGATGACCATCGGTTCGGACGGCGAAGGCATGCACAGCCTGCATGCCGACAAGTCCGGCCAGGTGACACTGCGTTACCTGAAGACCGCGCCCGTCAATGCCAAGCTGATGGCGATGTACGACGCGCAGTCGCTATCGAGCGCCCTCTGGGGCAAGAACCTGATCGAGGTCTCGCAGACGGCGGCCGGTGACGTCATCACGGCGCGCAGCTGCGCGTTCAAGAAGGCGCCGGACCTGAAGTATGCGAAGGACGGCGACATCGTCGAGTGGATCTTCGACTCGATCAAGATCGACAGCCTGCTCGGGACGTACTGA
- a CDS encoding phage tail assembly chaperone, translating to MATEIQLGSKRYQIGRLNAMQQFHVSRRIAPIIPSMIPVLMKFYAEIERTRNVTANAALAALAAEAGGAGAATEQRDVLGLVDSIAPVLQPFADALAGLKDEDAEYVFGTCLSVVERQHQNGWAKVWSAAHKTSLFDDMDMGSMLPLVVRVVVENLGPFINGLLTSQASSPAATTAG from the coding sequence ATGGCGACCGAAATCCAACTGGGCAGCAAGCGGTACCAGATCGGGCGCTTGAACGCGATGCAGCAGTTCCACGTGAGCCGGCGCATCGCGCCGATCATCCCGTCGATGATCCCGGTCCTGATGAAGTTCTATGCGGAGATCGAGCGCACGCGCAACGTGACCGCGAATGCGGCCCTTGCCGCGCTCGCGGCCGAAGCTGGCGGAGCTGGGGCCGCAACCGAACAGCGTGACGTGCTGGGCCTGGTCGACTCGATCGCACCGGTGCTGCAGCCGTTCGCCGATGCGCTCGCCGGCCTGAAGGACGAAGACGCCGAGTATGTGTTCGGCACGTGCCTGTCGGTGGTCGAGCGCCAGCATCAGAACGGCTGGGCGAAGGTCTGGTCGGCTGCCCATAAGACGTCGCTGTTCGACGATATGGACATGGGGTCCATGCTGCCGCTGGTCGTGCGCGTCGTGGTCGAGAACCTCGGCCCTTTTATCAACGGGCTGCTTACCAGCCAAGCGAGCAGCCCGGCGGCGACTACGGCTGGTTGA
- a CDS encoding DUF6889 family protein, with protein MKSLPGGEDWLLAPVHAQMCRFESLKDGTLDLADVALMNDSLTVRADNEAAWRRRQERENG; from the coding sequence TTGAAGTCGCTGCCCGGCGGCGAGGACTGGCTGCTCGCGCCCGTGCACGCGCAGATGTGCCGGTTCGAGTCCTTGAAGGACGGGACGCTTGACCTGGCCGATGTCGCGCTGATGAACGATTCACTCACCGTCCGGGCAGACAACGAAGCGGCTTGGCGCCGCAGACAGGAAAGAGAAAATGGCTGA
- a CDS encoding glucosaminidase domain-containing protein — MAESVVIREFLVALGFKVDEKGLKNFTEGVEGATKGVTRLITTISGAALTLGAGVSAFASKLERLYFVSQRTGAAATSLRAFDFAARNLGVSTDAAFGTIENLARFLRNNPTGESYLASLGVQTRNANGELRDTVDIMSDLGGALAKMPTYRAAQYANIFGIDENLMLAMRNGDFEKFLKQYREMSATTGLDKAADDSHQFMVRLREIGTTFENLGIRIEGVMLQKIGPQLDHFQKWMDDHGEEIARRIGDIASAFVNAAAAMGPPLKWLADQFLELDKATDGWSTKLLLMVGIFKVLGGFQIIGGIWKMVAALRAMGAATTAASTAGAAAGGAGLLGRLLPFALRLGGGLGLLLHSGDLNSGEEEELRRRQALGPTIDGQQPSDTQGAPSTATPAAPARGQPGPAAANSGSNLSAPGFIDRVRAAIAAAKESERKYGVPWLVTFAQWALESGFGSSGLSKRSNNPFGMQAAKGQDFVWGLDHRADGTPYQAKFRRFKSLEDAFDAHAQLLVKGKPYANARKVMGNAFSFADALTGVYAEDRNYGTKLKKIMSNALQNPEWLAPSAGPSGASNHVEINQDVKIQVNGSSDPDSTARSVAREQKGVADATVRNMKGAMT; from the coding sequence ATGGCTGAATCGGTCGTCATCCGCGAGTTCCTGGTCGCTCTCGGCTTCAAGGTCGACGAGAAGGGCCTGAAGAACTTCACGGAAGGCGTCGAGGGGGCAACGAAGGGCGTCACGCGCCTGATCACCACGATCTCCGGCGCCGCGCTCACGCTCGGCGCGGGCGTGTCCGCGTTCGCGTCGAAGCTCGAACGGCTGTACTTCGTGTCGCAGCGCACGGGTGCCGCGGCGACGAGCCTGCGCGCGTTCGACTTCGCCGCGCGCAACCTCGGCGTCTCGACGGATGCTGCGTTCGGCACGATCGAGAACCTCGCGCGCTTCCTGCGCAACAATCCGACAGGGGAGAGCTACCTCGCGAGCCTCGGCGTGCAGACGCGTAACGCCAACGGCGAGCTGCGCGATACGGTCGACATTATGTCGGATCTCGGCGGCGCGCTCGCCAAGATGCCGACGTATCGCGCGGCGCAGTACGCGAACATCTTCGGGATCGACGAGAACCTGATGCTCGCGATGCGCAACGGAGACTTCGAGAAGTTCCTGAAGCAATATCGCGAGATGTCGGCGACGACCGGCCTCGACAAGGCGGCCGACGATTCGCATCAGTTCATGGTGCGGCTGCGCGAGATCGGGACGACGTTCGAGAACCTTGGCATCCGCATCGAAGGCGTGATGCTGCAGAAGATCGGGCCACAGCTCGATCACTTCCAGAAGTGGATGGACGACCATGGCGAGGAAATCGCGCGCCGGATCGGCGACATCGCGAGCGCCTTCGTCAACGCGGCAGCCGCCATGGGACCGCCGCTGAAGTGGCTCGCCGACCAGTTCCTCGAGCTGGACAAGGCGACGGACGGATGGTCGACGAAACTGCTGCTGATGGTCGGTATCTTCAAGGTGCTGGGCGGCTTCCAGATCATCGGTGGCATCTGGAAGATGGTCGCGGCGCTGCGCGCGATGGGCGCCGCTACGACTGCCGCGTCGACGGCTGGCGCGGCCGCAGGCGGAGCCGGGTTGCTCGGCCGGCTGCTTCCTTTCGCATTGCGCCTCGGCGGTGGACTTGGGCTGCTGCTGCATAGCGGCGACTTGAACAGCGGCGAGGAAGAGGAGTTGCGCCGGCGCCAGGCGCTCGGGCCGACGATCGATGGGCAGCAGCCAAGCGACACTCAGGGAGCGCCGTCGACCGCAACTCCGGCGGCGCCGGCGCGCGGCCAGCCCGGGCCGGCGGCCGCGAACAGCGGCAGCAATCTGTCGGCACCAGGTTTCATCGATCGCGTGCGCGCCGCGATCGCCGCGGCGAAGGAGTCGGAGCGCAAGTATGGTGTGCCCTGGCTCGTGACATTCGCGCAATGGGCTCTCGAGAGCGGGTTCGGCAGTAGTGGCCTGTCGAAGCGGAGCAACAACCCGTTCGGTATGCAGGCGGCGAAGGGGCAGGACTTCGTATGGGGCCTTGATCATCGCGCCGACGGCACGCCGTACCAGGCGAAGTTCCGGCGGTTCAAGTCGCTCGAAGATGCCTTCGATGCGCATGCGCAGCTGCTGGTGAAGGGGAAGCCGTACGCGAACGCTCGGAAGGTAATGGGCAATGCGTTTTCGTTCGCCGACGCGCTGACCGGCGTCTACGCCGAGGACCGCAACTACGGCACGAAGCTCAAGAAGATCATGTCGAACGCGCTGCAAAATCCCGAGTGGCTCGCGCCGTCGGCCGGGCCGTCCGGCGCGTCGAATCACGTCGAGATCAACCAGGACGTCAAGATCCAGGTGAACGGGTCGAGTGATCCTGATTCGACCGCGCGCTCGGTGGCGCGCGAGCAGAAGGGCGTCGCCGACGCCACGGTGCGGAACATGAAGGGGGCGATGACGTGA
- a CDS encoding phage baseplate protein, which produces MSTLSDILDVTLVGSKKIGTVTIAAAIEEVYSDEVVVTEHPVETGAPVNDHAYMRPREILMKCGWSNADYEALLGAAVVSFDDTGANTMATGTYVDAVYSQLLQIQSIRLPIDVVSTRRKYSNMLITGLSVVTDQKSGSALMLTASLKQVIIVSTQATKLPPRANQANPAATAETQNAGVKSAMPATPAPGGSVPPTSM; this is translated from the coding sequence GTGAGCACGCTTTCCGACATCCTCGATGTCACGCTGGTCGGCAGCAAGAAGATCGGCACCGTGACGATCGCGGCCGCGATCGAGGAGGTGTACAGCGATGAGGTGGTCGTTACCGAGCATCCCGTAGAAACCGGCGCGCCGGTGAACGACCACGCGTACATGCGGCCGCGCGAAATCCTGATGAAGTGCGGATGGAGCAATGCCGATTACGAAGCGCTGCTCGGCGCTGCGGTCGTATCGTTCGATGACACCGGCGCTAACACGATGGCGACCGGAACGTACGTCGATGCGGTCTACAGCCAGTTGCTGCAGATCCAGAGCATTCGGCTTCCAATCGACGTCGTTTCGACGCGCCGCAAGTACTCGAACATGCTGATCACCGGACTGTCGGTCGTCACCGACCAGAAGTCCGGCTCGGCGCTGATGCTCACCGCATCGCTGAAGCAGGTCATCATCGTGAGCACGCAGGCGACGAAGCTACCGCCACGCGCGAACCAGGCGAACCCGGCCGCGACTGCCGAGACGCAGAACGCGGGAGTGAAGTCGGCCATGCCGGCGACGCCGGCGCCAGGCGGCTCGGTTCCTCCGACGAGCATGTGA
- a CDS encoding phage baseplate plug family protein: MSNFYEIPLTPDPQTFTITLSGVIYRLTVQYRAAGGTGWILDIADASGNALVNGVPLVTGVDLLGQYAYLGFGGRLWVQGAASPDDVPTFDDLGIGSHVFWVTD; this comes from the coding sequence ATGTCGAATTTCTACGAAATCCCGCTGACGCCCGACCCACAGACGTTCACCATCACGCTGAGCGGCGTCATATATCGGCTGACAGTGCAGTATCGTGCGGCTGGCGGCACGGGCTGGATCCTCGATATTGCCGACGCAAGCGGCAACGCGCTTGTGAATGGCGTTCCGCTTGTGACCGGCGTCGATCTGCTTGGCCAGTACGCATATCTCGGCTTCGGTGGCCGTCTATGGGTGCAAGGTGCCGCGAGCCCGGACGATGTCCCGACGTTCGACGACCTAGGCATTGGATCTCATGTTTTCTGGGTGACAGACTGA
- a CDS encoding phage protein has protein sequence MATQFGRKVSLIIGPDSGDALDLSGLRIVFRVQRGDLQTPNSARIRVYNVSDNTAQRAAAEFTRVVLQAGYEGNYGIIFDGSIIQVRRGRESPTDTYIDITAADGDMAYNFAVVNTTLAAGATHADVVDACLKAMGKYGVTAGYIADLPSNPMPRGQVLFGMARDHLETVARSTQTLWSIQDGQLQIVPETSYVPGEIPVINARSGMVGLPEQTQNGITVRMLLNPGIKIGRLIQLDNSGIQRYEFGISVPQQKDNGAIAQQNQLNGKIDGDGFYYVMSNEFWGDTRGNDWYNEVICLSVDATPGLDLTTKASGIAAPAPAKLGVINPYG, from the coding sequence ATGGCAACGCAATTCGGCCGCAAGGTCTCGCTGATCATTGGGCCGGACTCCGGCGACGCGCTCGACCTGTCCGGCCTGCGCATCGTATTCCGCGTGCAGCGTGGCGACCTCCAAACGCCGAACTCGGCACGGATCCGCGTATACAACGTGTCCGACAATACCGCGCAGCGTGCGGCCGCAGAATTCACACGCGTGGTGCTCCAGGCCGGTTACGAGGGCAACTACGGGATTATTTTCGACGGCTCGATCATCCAGGTGCGGCGCGGGCGCGAGAGCCCGACCGACACTTATATCGACATCACCGCCGCTGATGGCGATATGGCGTACAACTTCGCCGTGGTCAATACGACACTTGCGGCAGGGGCGACGCATGCTGATGTCGTCGACGCATGCCTGAAGGCGATGGGGAAGTACGGTGTGACCGCTGGCTATATCGCGGACCTGCCGTCTAACCCGATGCCGCGTGGCCAGGTGCTATTCGGCATGGCCCGCGATCACCTCGAAACCGTCGCGCGCTCGACGCAGACCCTCTGGTCGATTCAGGACGGCCAACTGCAGATCGTGCCCGAGACATCGTACGTGCCTGGGGAGATTCCAGTAATCAATGCGAGATCCGGAATGGTTGGGCTGCCGGAGCAGACGCAGAACGGTATCACCGTGCGCATGCTGCTCAACCCGGGCATCAAGATCGGCCGGCTGATCCAGCTCGACAACTCGGGAATCCAGCGGTATGAGTTCGGCATTAGCGTCCCTCAACAGAAGGACAACGGAGCCATCGCGCAGCAAAACCAGCTCAACGGAAAGATCGATGGCGACGGTTTCTACTACGTGATGTCGAATGAATTCTGGGGCGATACTCGCGGAAATGACTGGTACAACGAGGTAATTTGCTTGTCTGTCGATGCAACTCCCGGTCTGGATTTGACGACCAAGGCCAGCGGTATTGCTGCGCCGGCCCCGGCGAAGCTGGGAGTAATTAACCCATACGGTTAA
- a CDS encoding Gp138 family membrane-puncturing spike protein gives MDRKERVDDELASLRAALRGWQVGMWTALPGVIESFDNVALTCVVQPAIKIPVRANDGTVTTAALPPVVDCPVQFPSGGNCTLTFPVAPGDECLLVFASRSVDSWWQSGGVQEQAALRMHDLSDGFALLGFRSRPRALAGVSSTSTQLRSDDGSTYIDLNPTLQKVRIVAPGGFDVVAPLSTFSAAVTITGLLTFVGGMVGSAASGAAAVFNGILNVIGQITANGKRVDDTHTHRENGAGSNTSPPN, from the coding sequence ATGGATAGAAAAGAGCGAGTCGACGACGAGCTGGCGTCGCTACGCGCGGCGCTTCGCGGTTGGCAGGTCGGCATGTGGACGGCGCTGCCCGGCGTGATCGAGTCGTTCGATAACGTCGCACTGACGTGCGTCGTGCAGCCGGCAATCAAGATCCCGGTGCGTGCCAATGATGGCACGGTCACAACCGCGGCACTGCCGCCGGTCGTCGACTGCCCGGTGCAGTTCCCGTCTGGCGGGAATTGTACGCTGACCTTTCCGGTGGCTCCGGGCGACGAATGCCTGCTCGTGTTCGCGTCGCGCAGCGTCGACTCCTGGTGGCAGTCGGGCGGGGTGCAGGAGCAGGCCGCGCTGCGCATGCACGACCTATCCGACGGGTTCGCGTTGCTCGGCTTCAGGTCGCGGCCGCGCGCGCTCGCCGGCGTTAGCTCGACGTCGACGCAGCTGCGCAGCGACGACGGTTCGACGTACATCGACCTGAACCCGACGCTTCAGAAGGTCAGGATCGTCGCGCCCGGCGGCTTCGACGTCGTCGCGCCGCTCTCGACGTTCTCGGCCGCCGTGACGATCACGGGTCTCCTGACCTTCGTTGGCGGCATGGTGGGCAGTGCGGCCAGCGGCGCGGCTGCGGTGTTCAACGGCATCCTCAACGTGATCGGCCAGATCACGGCGAACGGCAAGCGCGTCGACGACACGCACACCCACCGAGAGAACGGCGCGGGCAGCAATACGAGCCCGCCTAACTGA
- a CDS encoding baseplate J/gp47 family protein, translated as MTTTLTTVAPTIDANGITAPTYADIYAYLQAQYQSIYGTDVYIDPDSQDGQLLAVFAQAIADCNSVTIGVYNSFSPAKAVGAALSSNVKINGIQREAPSYSSADLTVGGQAGTTISNGIAKDGNNYQWALPATVTIPPAGEITVTATCTTIGAIAAPAGTINQIGTPTRGWQSVTNASDASLGAPVETDAALRARQTVSTALPSQTVLDGIVGAVANLPGVTRYAPYENDTSATDANGIPSHSISLVIEGGDATAIANAIAVKKTPGGGTFGTTTIVTTNRYGMPVPIHFFRPTDAPVSAVVAIRVLTGYTSSTGAALQAAVAAYINGVAIGGGAAQAVEWDDCIAAAKSIPGAATFKIVSLVLTGPRGAGSPDVALLFNESASCTADQVTITTG; from the coding sequence GTGACGACGACGCTCACCACTGTCGCGCCGACGATCGACGCGAACGGCATCACCGCGCCGACCTACGCGGATATATACGCGTACCTTCAGGCGCAGTACCAGTCGATCTATGGGACGGACGTCTACATTGATCCGGATAGCCAGGACGGCCAGCTGCTCGCCGTGTTCGCGCAGGCGATCGCGGACTGCAATTCGGTCACGATCGGCGTCTACAACTCATTCAGCCCGGCGAAGGCGGTCGGTGCCGCGCTGTCGAGCAACGTGAAGATCAACGGCATCCAGCGTGAAGCACCTTCGTACTCGAGCGCTGACCTGACGGTGGGCGGCCAGGCAGGCACAACGATCTCGAACGGTATCGCGAAGGACGGCAACAACTACCAGTGGGCGCTACCGGCGACGGTCACGATTCCGCCGGCCGGCGAGATCACGGTAACGGCGACCTGCACGACGATCGGCGCGATTGCGGCGCCGGCCGGCACGATCAACCAGATCGGCACGCCGACGCGCGGCTGGCAGTCGGTCACGAACGCATCTGACGCGTCCCTCGGAGCGCCGGTCGAAACTGACGCAGCGCTGCGCGCGCGGCAGACGGTTTCTACGGCGCTGCCGTCGCAGACCGTGCTCGACGGGATCGTCGGGGCAGTCGCGAACCTTCCCGGCGTGACGCGCTACGCGCCCTATGAGAACGACACGAGCGCAACCGACGCGAACGGCATCCCGTCACACTCGATTTCGCTGGTCATCGAGGGTGGGGACGCAACGGCAATCGCGAACGCGATCGCGGTGAAGAAGACGCCCGGCGGCGGCACGTTCGGCACGACGACGATCGTCACGACCAACCGATACGGGATGCCGGTACCGATTCACTTCTTTCGGCCAACCGATGCACCTGTCTCGGCCGTCGTGGCGATCCGCGTGCTGACCGGGTACACCAGCTCGACCGGCGCAGCGCTGCAGGCCGCCGTCGCGGCGTACATCAACGGCGTTGCGATCGGTGGCGGCGCCGCGCAGGCAGTCGAGTGGGACGACTGTATCGCGGCAGCGAAGTCGATCCCCGGCGCAGCCACGTTCAAGATCGTCAGCCTGGTGCTGACCGGTCCGCGGGGCGCCGGCTCACCGGACGTGGCACTGCTATTCAACGAGTCGGCGTCGTGCACGGCTGACCAGGTGACGATCACGACGGGGTGA
- a CDS encoding DUF2612 domain-containing protein → MAELNDYTALITSEHSDKPKFMAVVEMLSAPLVDLMNVLGGMPSLFDLDVAVGDQLDVLGQWIGLSRYVSTPLTGVYFSFDVGGLGFDQGVWKGPFDPDTGLVSLDDDTYRMTLRAKIAANRWDSTPEAAADILDSLAPAGTLVFLEDPCDMSITIGIAGKQPPALYIALLKNGFLSLKPEAVRVNYAVTSVDGAPIFGFDMDNQYVAGFDAGAWSAETLAAPNELDYTFALDNSTLS, encoded by the coding sequence ATGGCCGAACTGAACGATTACACGGCGCTGATCACGTCCGAGCATAGCGACAAGCCGAAGTTCATGGCGGTGGTCGAAATGCTGTCCGCGCCGCTCGTCGACCTGATGAACGTGCTCGGCGGCATGCCGTCGCTGTTCGACCTAGATGTCGCGGTAGGCGATCAGCTCGACGTGCTGGGGCAGTGGATCGGGTTGAGCCGTTACGTCAGCACGCCGTTGACAGGCGTCTACTTTTCGTTCGACGTCGGTGGTCTCGGCTTCGATCAGGGTGTTTGGAAGGGGCCGTTTGACCCGGATACAGGCCTCGTCTCGCTCGACGACGACACGTATCGCATGACGCTGCGCGCGAAGATCGCGGCGAACCGATGGGATAGTACGCCGGAAGCGGCGGCCGACATCCTCGATTCGCTCGCACCCGCCGGCACGCTGGTGTTCCTCGAAGATCCGTGCGACATGTCGATCACGATCGGCATTGCTGGGAAGCAGCCGCCCGCGCTGTACATCGCGCTGCTGAAGAATGGATTCCTGTCGCTGAAGCCCGAGGCCGTGCGCGTAAACTATGCGGTGACGTCCGTCGACGGTGCACCGATCTTCGGCTTCGACATGGACAACCAGTACGTCGCCGGTTTCGACGCCGGCGCGTGGTCGGCCGAAACCCTCGCGGCCCCCAACGAGCTCGACTACACCTTCGCACTCGACAACTCGACGCTGTCGTAA
- a CDS encoding DUF4376 domain-containing protein, translated as MDFEYYVFADASGNITGSGATRDGTIPEGAIACTKDQASDPSAYSVSGGSVVTPSGAQRLKQAQDAQLTIVAASYTDAIMQPVSFKTAGGITDTFQADPGSQTVLMQTTQGYSIAGGVPDGFFWVAADNTHVPFTLADLEGLYQAMLARGWAAFQHKQALKDQINAATTIEAVQAITW; from the coding sequence ATGGACTTCGAATACTACGTTTTCGCCGACGCCTCGGGGAATATTACCGGCTCCGGAGCGACCCGGGATGGAACAATTCCGGAGGGCGCCATTGCCTGTACGAAGGACCAGGCGTCCGATCCGTCAGCCTATTCGGTAAGCGGCGGCAGTGTGGTGACGCCGAGCGGCGCGCAACGGTTGAAGCAGGCGCAGGATGCGCAGCTCACCATTGTTGCTGCGTCGTACACCGACGCAATCATGCAGCCCGTATCGTTCAAAACTGCGGGCGGCATCACTGACACGTTCCAGGCGGATCCAGGCAGCCAGACGGTGCTGATGCAGACCACGCAGGGCTATTCAATCGCCGGAGGTGTGCCCGATGGTTTCTTCTGGGTGGCCGCGGACAACACCCATGTACCTTTCACTCTCGCAGATCTCGAAGGGTTGTATCAGGCGATGTTGGCCCGCGGCTGGGCAGCTTTCCAGCATAAGCAAGCCCTGAAAGATCAAATCAATGCGGCGACGACCATCGAAGCTGTTCAGGCAATCACCTGGTGA